From Fusobacterium varium:
ATTCCGTATAAACCTATTAATACATTTAAAAGAACTCCTCTTACTTTATTGATATTTTTTAGAATATCAGCCATAAAAGAAAAATCTGAAACAGAATTTCTTCCATATGTTATATTTCGAATAGGTTCCATTTTAAAGAAAAAATATAAAAATATTGAAATAACAAGATAAGAGATTAGTATTACTATTCCATCACTTCCAATTTTTGAATTATTTTCCTTATCATAATCATAATCATCTTCATTTCTTTTATGAGAAACTGCAAAATCTATTAAAAATATAACCATACCTAAAATAAGTGCTTCTAAAATTATTATTAAATTCATTTCTTTCCCCTTTCAATAAAAAATAAAGCTTTACTTTATTTAAATTTATAAATTTTTCGATTATATTTTAGTTTAACACAAAGAACAGTTTAAAAACAAATAAAAAAAATTTGGATATATTTAAAATTTTTCTTTGTTATCTATAAATTTAAAAATAAAAATATAGATTAAAAATAAATTTTTTTTATATCGCTGTATATTGAAGATATAATTTTGATGAATAAATAAAAAAGAGGATGGGTTTATCATCCTCCACTTATTAATATAATAATATAAATAGAAAGGTTATATTTTGGTTTAAATTATATTTTCAATTTCTTTTCATTTTTTACAACACATTTTTCATATATTTCAATTTTATAGTCAAGTCTATTAAGAGTCTGTTTCATCTCATCTATTCTTGCAGCTAAGAGCTTTCTTTGTTCTGTCAAAATTTCTTTACGTGCCTCAACAGTTTTTTCACCTTGCTGGAACAATCCAACATACTCTATCAATGCCTCAACAGGCAAACCTGCAGCTCTCATGCATTTGATAAATTCTATCCAGTTGCATTCGTTTTCTCCATAGTCACGGATTCCACCTTTTGTTCGTGGAACAGCAGGAATTAAACCTATACGTTCATAATAACGTAGTGTATCAATAGTCAATTCAAATTTTTTACTTACTTCTGCAATTGTCATTTTAACTACCTCCTATGATTAAATTTTAACATCTGGAGTTAACTCAAGGTCAAGATATTTTTTATTATATTAAAAATAAAAATTTTCTGAAATTAAAAAAGAAATTAATTGTATATGTATTAAACCTGTTTTCATAGATGTATTATTTTAAGTATTGACTGCTGAATTAATTTTTTAATCTTGGTTTATAAATCTCAATTTTTAATCTCTTAATTAATTCAGTAATAAAAAAACTACACCCTTCATCTTATTTTTACTAAGATTTTGGGTGCAGAATAACATTGGTTTTCAATATATTTTATTACTCAGCAGGAATAGGATCTTTACATACATCCACCCATTCTCCTTGAGTTATACTTGCTAATAAATCTACAGGAACTTTAACAGCAGAGTGGTCAGAACCACCAGCAGGATAAACTATTTTAAATTCCTTTAATGTTTTATCAAGATAGACTTTTAATGGTCTTTTTAATCCAAAAGGACATACTCCGCCAATAGGGTGTCCAGTAGCTTCCAATACTTCATCATGAGGAATCATAGTAGCTTTTTCTTTGAATTTATCCTTAAATTTTCTGTTGTCAAGTCTAGCTCCACCTTTTGTAAGGATAAGTATGTATTCCCCATTTTTTAACTTATACCCCATTGTTTTAGCAATTTGATCTTCTTCAACCCCCCAAGTTGCAGCAGCACTTTTTACAGTAGCAGTATCTCCTTCTGTTTCCTCAACTTTTAAGGGAAGATTGTTGTCTTCAAAAAATTTTTTTACACTTTCAACACTCATAACTATCATCTCCTTAATTTTAACTATCAGTATACCAAAAAAAAAGAAAAATTTGAAGTTATTTTTCACAAATTTCTAAAGGAAGATTATCAGGATCTCTAAAAAAAGTATATTTTTTATTAGTTATTTCATCCATTTTTACAGATTCTACAATTATATTATTCTTATTTAGGTACTTTATAAAATCTTCAATATTATCCACTTCAAAAGCAAGATGTCTTAAACCTCTAGCTTCTGGTGAAGTTATTCTTTCAGGGGGACTAGGGAAAGAAAAAAGTTCAATTTGATATTCTCCAGCTATTTCAAGATCAAGTTTATATGACTTTCTTTCACTTCTGTATATTTCATTTAGAATTTTAAACCCTAAAATATTAACATAAAAATTTTTAGATTTTTCATAATCTGAACAAATAATTGCAATATGATGTATTTTATTAATAAACATAAATTCTCCTATTTATTAAAATTAAAATCTGTTTGTCTTAAAGCCTCATATAAAATGATAGCAGCAGAGTTAGAAAGATTTAGAGAACGTCCCATATCTATCATAGGAATAGTGATACAGTGATTAGTATTTTTATTTAGTATTTTTTCTGGAATTCCACGTGATTCAGGGCCAAACATAACAAAATCATTTTTTTCAAATTTGATATCTGTATATTTTTGTTTTGTTTTAGTAGTTGCATAATATATAACAGCATCAGGATTTCCATTTATAAAATCTTCATAAGATTCCCATACTTTTAAATCAACAAGATGCCAATAATCGAGTCCAGCTCTTTTTAATTGCTTTTCATCCAAAGAAAAACCGAGAGGTTTGATTAAATGGAGAGTTGTATTAGTAAGTACAGCACTTCTTCCTATATTTCCAGTATTATATGGTATTTCAGGGTATAATAAAACTATATTCAATTTGTTTCCTCCTAATCAAAATATTTACCAATAGATTATACACCAAAGAATGAAAATAGTGTATATCTTTTTAAATATATCTGATAAGAGAAAAATATGTGCTTTTTTAGAAGATATGACATCTGTAATACGTTGTTCTTGATAATTTAGGTAGACAAAATCAGTAATACTGAAGTATAATTAAAGATATGATATAGATTGTATTTAGGATTTAAGGAGGAAAAGTAGAAAATGATGAATATAAAGACATTTTATTTGGGTTCAATGATGACAAATTGCTACCTTACTTGGAACAATGACAAAAATGCTTATCTTTTTGATTGTGGTGGGGAAAATATAGATAAAATTATGACTTTTTTAAAGGTTAATGGACTTACATTAAAGTATTTAGTTCTTACACATGGACATGGAGATCATATTGCAGGAATAAACAGATTGGTAGAGGAATATCCAAATGTTGAGGTATATATAGGTAAGGAGGATGCAGCATGTCTTACTGAACCAGAATTAAATTTAATGAGATATATCACAGGGGTGAATTTTGTCTTTGGAGGAGAATTTCATACTGTAAAAGAGGGAGATATGATAGGAGAATTCAAAGTTTTAGATACTCCTGGGCATACTATAGGATCAAAGAGTTTTTATTGTTCTGAAGCTAAGATGCTGATCTCAGGAGATACTATGTTTAGAAGAAGTTATGGAAGATATGATTTACCTACAAGCAGTGGAGAAATGCTTTTTAACAGTCTTGCAAAATTATGTAAATTACCTGCTGATACAAAAGTCTATAGTGGGCACAGTGATGAAACAACTATAGGAGAAGAAAAAGAATTCTTATCTATGCAGGGAATAATCTAAAAATTAAGGAGGTTATTTTTATGAATGAAAAAAAATATGATGTTATAATAATTGGTGGTGGGCCAGCAGGTCTTACAGCAGGTATATATACAGGAAGATCAAAATTGAGCACTTTGATAATTGAAAAAGAAGGAATGGGAAGTCTTCTCATGGCTCACAAAATAGATAATTATCCAGGATTTCCAGAGGGAGTATCAGGAAAGGAACTTTATACTTTAATGAAAAAGCAATCAGAAAGATTTGGAGCTGAATTTTTAGATGCCACTCTTTTAGGGTTTGATGTATATTCAGATACTGAAAGTAAAATAGTGAAAACAGATAAAGGAAATTTTAAAGCAAAAGTTGTAATAATAGCTTCAGGAACTGGAAAAAATGGAACTAAAAAACTAAAGGGTGAGGAAGAATTTTTAGGTAAAGGGGTATCATATTGTGCTACATGTGATGGAGCTTTTACTAAAAATTTAAATGTATCTCTGTTAGGTCAGGGAGAAGAGGTAGCAGAAGAGGCACTTTTCCTTACAAAGTTTTCAAAAAATATAAAAATATTTGTAAATGAAAAAGAATTTAAATGCCACAAAGATACTTTAGATGCATTAACAGCTTCTGGAAAGGTAGAAGTAATAACTGATGCTAAATTGCTTGAAATAAAAGGCGGAGAGTATGTTGAGGAACTTGTGATAGAAAAAGATGGTAAAATAGAAAATTATCCTTCTGATTTTGCATTTCTTTATTTAGGAACTAAAAACAATACAGAGATGTATGGAGAGTTTGCCCAATTGGACAGCCAAGGAAATATTGTGACAAAAGATGGGTTAAAAATCAATGTCGAAGGAATGTATGCAGCAGGTGATATAAGATCAGGTGTAATAAGACAGGTAACAACAGCTGTAGCTGATGGAACTGTTGCTGCTATGGAAGCCATCAAGGAAATTTTAAAAAAGAAATAAAAAAAGAGGAAATTTTAAAAAAGTCTGGTATCTTATAATAAGCCGAAATGTAATCCTGAATAGGATTTTAAAAAAGGAGCTGATTACATATGAGAAAGACATTCATACTAGATACCAATATACTTATTCATGATCCTTACTGTATTTATAATTTTAGAGGTAATGATGTTATTCTGCCTATCTATGTTATAGAAGAGATAGATAAGCTTAAAAGAAATCAGAATACAGCTATTCAAGCTAGACTAGCTTCAAGAGTTCTAGATGAAATTAGAAAAGAAGGAAGCCTTTTTAAAGGTGTAGAACTAAAAAATGATATATTTTTTAGAGTTGAAATTAAAAATGATATGAAACTTCTTCCAGAAGTTTTAAAAAAAGATGTTGTAGATAATTATATTATTTCAGTTACATTAGGAATAAAAAAAGATAATCCAGATAAAAGAGTTATAATAGTAACAAAAGATATAAATATGAGGATAAAAGCTGATGCTTTAGGATTGGAAGTAGAAGACTATTCGACAGATAAAGTTGATTATACAGAGCTATATGATGGATTCTATGAAGTAGAAGTTGACAGCAAAACATTTGGGCAATATGAAAAAAATGGTAAAATGGATTTTGCAGATTTAGGAAGAGAAGATATTGTTCCAACTCCAAATTGTTTCTTCAAATTAAATTGCAAAGGGAATATTCTTACAGGAAGATATGATAATGGAAAAATTAAAAAGTTTCTTCTTGGAGATAGTAGTGCATGGGGGCTTAGAGCGAGAAATGATGAACAGAGATTCGCTATGGAGTTATTAATGGATGAAAATATAAAAGTAGTTACTCTTGTAGGAGGAGCAGGAACAGGAAAAACACTTTTAGCCATAGCAACAGGGCTGGAATTAGTAGTTGAAAGAAAAAAATATAAAAAACTTCTGATAGCAAGACCTATTATTCCAATGGGTAAAGATCTTGGATACCTTCCAGGAAATGAAAAAGAAAAATTAAAACCATGGATGCAGCCTATCTTTGATAATATAGATTTTTTAAGTGAAGCAAAAGATGATAAAACTGGAGAGAAAGTTGTTGAAGGATTAGAAGCCATGGGAATATTAAAGATAGAAGCATTGACATATATAAGAGGAAGAAGTATACCAAGAGGGCTTATTATAATTGATGAAGCACAGAATTTAACTCCACTGGAAATAAAAACTATTGTAACAAGAGCTGGAGAAAATACTAAAATGATATTTACAGGTGACCCACAGCAGATTGACAATCCATATCTTGATTCTAACACAAATGGATTGACATATCTGGCTGACAGATTGAAAAGTGAAAGTATTGTAGGACATATTACTTTGAAAAAAGGCGAAAGATCTAAACTTGCTGAAATAGCAGTAAAGTTATTATAAAATTAAAAAGTGAGCAGGCAGTACATTTGTACTGCCTTTTATCTATATTTTGATATAAAAAACGAATAACTTAAGGCCTATATTTTTTAAGACAAATTTATAATTTTGTTATATAATTGATATAAATATATAAAATTTTAGGAGGAAAAATGACTAGTGATTGCCGAGAAATACTAAGGTTTTTAAATTGTAAATATGAGATATTTGAAAATGAAAAGAACAGCAGTATAATAATGGAGAGATATAAAGAACTAAAAGAAGCTGGAAAAAAAGAAAATTTTGTACCACTGATAATAGTTCCAAATGATATTTTAGCAGAAACTCTCAGCTTTATATATGAGGACTACGATGTGGAAGAATCTCAGGCTGGAATCCAAGAATTTCGTGAAAAAGCTTTAGAAGAAGCTGAAAGTATAGATGTAAATGAATTTTTAAAAGAACGTTTTAATGAATATAATGATATGCATGATAATGATGTAATGGGAAATTTTAAATATAGTGAACCATCTAATGAGTTTATAACATTTGAAGATGCAAATGGAATTCCATTCCCAGAAGTATTAATCGTAAAAATACCTGAAACTGATCCTTGGAAAGCAGCAGTATGGATGCCTATGGGAGGATTTAATGACTGCCCGACACCAGCAGAACAGGCAGCAGTATTTAAGTTCTGGTATGAAAAATATGGAGCTGTACCAGGAGCAGTAACTTATGATAATTGGGAATTATATATAGATAAACCTTTGAAGGAAAATAATGAGCTGGAAGGATTAGCAGAAGAACAGTTTGCATTTTGTTATGATATAGTTATGCAGGGATGTGGGGATATTCGATCTCTTGCAAGCTGCTTGAGAAATTCTCATGTATGGTATTTTTGGTGGGATTAAAATAAAAGTTTATACTTTAATATTTTAACTATCTGTGATATAATTTATTGTATTTAATATAAGAGAAGAAGTTTAGGAGGAGAGCTATGGAAACATTATTTACAATAATGCTTTTTATATTTGCAATAGTGCTTATAATATTAGTGCTTATACAGCCTGATAGGAGCCACGGAATGTCAGCAAGCATGGGAATGGGAGCTTCAAATACTGTGTTTGGAATATCAAAAGATGGTGGGCCTTTAGCTAAAGCAACTGAAGTGGTTGCAGTACTATTTATTGTCAGTGCACTTTTATTATACTTAGTAAAATAGAAGGAAGAGGCGTATTGTTTTATCAATACGCTTTTTTTGTCAAAAAATAAAATGGTTGTGATGAGATGAATCTATTTGAAAGTAACTATGATAGAATAAAGCCTTTAGCTTTAAGACTCAGACCTAACAATTTAAATGATTTTATAGGTCAGGAAAAGATTTTAGGAAAAGGTGGAGTTTTAAGAAAATTAATAGAGAAACAGAGCATATCAAATTCTATTTTTTTTGGACCTCCAGGATGTGGAAAAAGTTCACTTGGGGAAATAATTTCTAAAACTTTGGACAGTAACTTTGAAACTCTCAATGCGACTGTTGCAAGTCTTAATGATTTACGTGAAATTGTAGAAAAAGCTAAAAAAAATCTTGAATTTTATGGGAAAAAAACTATCCTGTTTTTAGATGAGATACATAGATTCAATAAACTCCAGCAGGATGCACTTCTTTCATACTGTGAATCAGGAATATTGACTCTTATAGGAGCTACTACAGAGAATCCTTACTATAGTTTAAACAATGCATTATTATCAAGAGTGATGATATTCGAATTTAAACCACTAAGTAGGGATAATATCAAGGAGATACTTGAAAAGGGAGTTAAATATATAGGACTGGAAGAAAAAATATCAAAAGAAATAATAGAGTGTATACTAGATATTTCACAAGGAGACAGCAGAATAGCAATAAATTATCTGGAACTTTATCAGAATAGCTGTATGGAATTGGAAGATGAGGAAGTACTGGATATATTTAGACAAAGACAATCTTCTTATCATAAAGCAGAAGATAAATATAATCTCATATCAGCTTTGATCAAAAGTATGAGAGG
This genomic window contains:
- a CDS encoding putative transcriptional regulator; translation: MTIAEVSKKFELTIDTLRYYERIGLIPAVPRTKGGIRDYGENECNWIEFIKCMRAAGLPVEALIEYVGLFQQGEKTVEARKEILTEQRKLLAARIDEMKQTLNRLDYKIEIYEKCVVKNEKKLKI
- the rarA gene encoding recombinase RarA, with amino-acid sequence MNLFESNYDRIKPLALRLRPNNLNDFIGQEKILGKGGVLRKLIEKQSISNSIFFGPPGCGKSSLGEIISKTLDSNFETLNATVASLNDLREIVEKAKKNLEFYGKKTILFLDEIHRFNKLQQDALLSYCESGILTLIGATTENPYYSLNNALLSRVMIFEFKPLSRDNIKEILEKGVKYIGLEEKISKEIIECILDISQGDSRIAINYLELYQNSCMELEDEEVLDIFRQRQSSYHKAEDKYNLISALIKSMRGSDPDAALYWLGRLLHGGEDPRYIARRIMIHASEDIGMANPEAMLIASSAMTASEKIGMPEVKIILAQAVIYLSISTKSNSCYMGINKAMEDIDKGDMETVPLTICHNAKGYKYPHDYTGNFIKQNYTAKKREYYIPGDNKNEKLIKEKMEKLWGK
- a CDS encoding putative lyase yields the protein MFINKIHHIAIICSDYEKSKNFYVNILGFKILNEIYRSERKSYKLDLEIAGEYQIELFSFPSPPERITSPEARGLRHLAFEVDNIEDFIKYLNKNNIIVESVKMDEITNKKYTFFRDPDNLPLEICEK
- a CDS encoding putative metallo-hydrolase — translated: MMNIKTFYLGSMMTNCYLTWNNDKNAYLFDCGGENIDKIMTFLKVNGLTLKYLVLTHGHGDHIAGINRLVEEYPNVEVYIGKEDAACLTEPELNLMRYITGVNFVFGGEFHTVKEGDMIGEFKVLDTPGHTIGSKSFYCSEAKMLISGDTMFRRSYGRYDLPTSSGEMLFNSLAKLCKLPADTKVYSGHSDETTIGEEKEFLSMQGII
- a CDS encoding prolyl-tRNA synthetase, which produces MSVESVKKFFEDNNLPLKVEETEGDTATVKSAAATWGVEEDQIAKTMGYKLKNGEYILILTKGGARLDNRKFKDKFKEKATMIPHDEVLEATGHPIGGVCPFGLKRPLKVYLDKTLKEFKIVYPAGGSDHSAVKVPVDLLASITQGEWVDVCKDPIPAE
- a CDS encoding thioredoxin reductase translates to MNEKKYDVIIIGGGPAGLTAGIYTGRSKLSTLIIEKEGMGSLLMAHKIDNYPGFPEGVSGKELYTLMKKQSERFGAEFLDATLLGFDVYSDTESKIVKTDKGNFKAKVVIIASGTGKNGTKKLKGEEEFLGKGVSYCATCDGAFTKNLNVSLLGQGEEVAEEALFLTKFSKNIKIFVNEKEFKCHKDTLDALTASGKVEVITDAKLLEIKGGEYVEELVIEKDGKIENYPSDFAFLYLGTKNNTEMYGEFAQLDSQGNIVTKDGLKINVEGMYAAGDIRSGVIRQVTTAVADGTVAAMEAIKEILKKK
- a CDS encoding tRNA methyltransferase, encoding MNIVLLYPEIPYNTGNIGRSAVLTNTTLHLIKPLGFSLDEKQLKRAGLDYWHLVDLKVWESYEDFINGNPDAVIYYATTKTKQKYTDIKFEKNDFVMFGPESRGIPEKILNKNTNHCITIPMIDMGRSLNLSNSAAIILYEALRQTDFNFNK
- a CDS encoding preprotein translocase subunit SecG, with the translated sequence METLFTIMLFIFAIVLIILVLIQPDRSHGMSASMGMGASNTVFGISKDGGPLAKATEVVAVLFIVSALLLYLVK